In Archangium violaceum, the following are encoded in one genomic region:
- a CDS encoding Stp1/IreP family PP2C-type Ser/Thr phosphatase produces the protein MRIEVAGTTHVGMKRNHNEDNYLILSDEHLCCVADGMGGHSSGEIASKIAVDELAEFFRMTARDQDVTWPFKMDKARNYDENRLATGIKLANKSIYEKACTDTKYKGMGTTIVSLHFINDTAYVGHVGDSRVYFFRQGVLKQVTEDHSLLNDYLKAKKLTPEEIENFPHKNVIVRALGMKETVQVDVSKVEPQEGDVFLLCSDGLSGMVTDPQMQEILSRTMELDKACSQLIDLANAAGGNDNVTCVLARYHGA, from the coding sequence ATGCGCATCGAGGTTGCTGGCACCACCCACGTCGGGATGAAGCGGAACCACAATGAGGACAACTACCTCATCCTGTCCGACGAGCACCTGTGCTGTGTCGCCGATGGGATGGGCGGCCATTCGTCCGGGGAGATCGCCTCGAAGATCGCCGTGGACGAGCTGGCCGAGTTCTTCCGGATGACGGCGCGGGACCAGGACGTGACCTGGCCATTCAAGATGGACAAGGCGCGCAACTACGACGAGAACCGGCTGGCCACGGGCATCAAGCTGGCCAACAAGAGCATCTACGAGAAGGCCTGTACGGACACGAAGTACAAGGGCATGGGGACGACGATCGTCTCGCTGCACTTCATCAACGACACGGCGTACGTGGGGCACGTGGGAGACAGCCGGGTGTACTTCTTCCGGCAGGGCGTGCTGAAGCAGGTGACGGAGGACCACTCGCTGCTCAACGACTACCTCAAGGCGAAGAAGCTCACGCCGGAGGAGATCGAGAACTTCCCGCACAAGAACGTCATCGTCCGGGCACTGGGGATGAAGGAGACGGTGCAGGTGGACGTGTCGAAGGTGGAGCCGCAGGAGGGGGACGTGTTCCTGCTGTGCTCGGACGGGCTGTCGGGCATGGTGACGGACCCGCAGATGCAGGAAATCCTGTCGCGCACGATGGAGCTGGACAAGGCGTGCTCGCAGCTGATCGACTTGGCGAACGCCGCGGGCGGCAACGACAACGTCACCTGCGTGCTGGCGCGCTACCACGGAGCCTGA
- a CDS encoding tRNA (cytidine(34)-2'-O)-methyltransferase gives MLQPLARPFHLVLVSPQIPPNTGNVARLCAVTGCRLILVEPLGFSIDDRHLKRAGLDYWDKVFLKLYPDFDAYLAEWPAARRWMFSARAATSLYAARFEEGDHLVFGSETQGLPGDILAGGSGTPVTIPMLPERRSLNLSTSVGIAAYEALRQVQFAPAGGRTGTPS, from the coding sequence ATGCTCCAGCCCCTGGCGCGCCCCTTCCACCTCGTCCTCGTCTCTCCCCAGATTCCCCCCAACACCGGCAACGTCGCCCGGCTGTGCGCCGTCACCGGCTGCCGGCTCATCCTCGTGGAGCCCCTGGGCTTCTCCATCGACGACCGCCACCTCAAGCGCGCCGGCCTGGACTACTGGGACAAGGTCTTCCTGAAGCTCTACCCCGACTTCGACGCCTACCTGGCCGAGTGGCCTGCCGCCAGGCGCTGGATGTTCTCCGCTCGCGCCGCTACATCCCTGTACGCCGCCCGCTTCGAGGAGGGCGATCACCTCGTCTTCGGCTCGGAGACGCAGGGGCTGCCCGGGGACATCCTCGCCGGGGGCTCGGGCACGCCCGTCACCATCCCCATGCTGCCCGAGCGCCGCAGCCTCAACCTGTCCACCTCCGTCGGCATCGCCGCCTACGAGGCCCTGCGCCAGGTCCAGTTCGCCCCAGCGGGCGGGCGGACAGGCACGCCGAGTTGA
- a CDS encoding aminoglycoside phosphotransferase family protein — protein MELEAALRDQVGKAIGRPVPQAPIKKLKGDASNRSYYRVGTAPESWVVMEMPLDASKKSEEASKGEPPKELPFVNVHRYLEKLGVRVPRILRYDEPAGMMVLEDLSDVTFEAALEGGRNNEALYTRAVDLLARLRAEAERKPDPECLAFTRAFDEDLYDWELHHFREWGLEAWSGKKPTEAERAELDRTFRDIAKQLAAAPRGFTHRDYQSRNIMVKNGELVVIDFQDALQGPRQYDLVALLRDSYVELDRGFVDTMLDRYIATFSQVTGERIDAKSFKAFFDLLTIQRKLKDAGRFEFINRVKGNPGFLVSIPASLRYVRDAFKARPEMSGLQKLVARYVPELG, from the coding sequence ATGGAACTCGAGGCCGCGCTGCGCGACCAGGTGGGGAAGGCCATCGGCCGCCCCGTGCCCCAGGCCCCCATCAAGAAGCTCAAGGGCGATGCGAGCAACCGCTCCTACTACCGCGTGGGCACCGCCCCGGAGAGCTGGGTGGTCATGGAGATGCCCCTGGACGCCTCGAAGAAGAGCGAGGAGGCCTCCAAGGGTGAGCCGCCCAAGGAGCTGCCCTTCGTCAACGTCCACCGCTACCTCGAGAAGCTGGGTGTCCGCGTGCCGCGCATCCTGCGCTACGACGAGCCCGCGGGGATGATGGTCCTGGAGGACCTGAGCGACGTCACCTTCGAAGCGGCGCTCGAGGGCGGCCGCAACAACGAGGCCCTCTACACCCGCGCCGTGGACCTGCTGGCCCGCCTGCGCGCCGAGGCCGAGCGCAAGCCCGACCCGGAGTGTCTCGCCTTCACCCGCGCCTTCGACGAGGACCTGTACGACTGGGAGCTCCACCACTTCCGCGAGTGGGGCCTCGAGGCGTGGAGTGGCAAGAAGCCCACCGAGGCCGAGCGCGCCGAGCTGGACCGCACCTTCCGCGACATCGCGAAGCAGCTGGCCGCTGCTCCTCGCGGCTTCACCCACCGCGACTACCAGAGCCGCAACATCATGGTGAAGAACGGCGAGCTGGTGGTCATCGACTTCCAGGACGCCCTCCAGGGCCCGCGCCAGTACGACCTGGTGGCCCTGCTGCGCGACAGCTACGTGGAGCTGGACCGTGGCTTCGTGGACACCATGCTCGACCGGTACATCGCGACCTTCTCGCAGGTGACGGGCGAGCGCATCGACGCGAAGTCCTTCAAGGCCTTCTTCGACCTGCTCACCATCCAGCGCAAGCTGAAGGACGCGGGCCGCTTCGAGTTCATCAACCGCGTGAAGGGCAACCCGGGCTTCCTGGTGTCCATCCCCGCCTCGCTGCGCTACGTGCGCGATGCGTTCAAGGCGCGGCCGGAGATGAGCGGGCTGCAGAAGCTGGTGGCCAGGTACGTGCCCGAGCTGGGCTGA
- a CDS encoding nucleotidyltransferase family protein, with product MKAMVLCAGLGTRLRPFTERWPKPAMPFLGQPLFRYHLAVLRAAGVQAVGINTHHLPDVMAATARAECARAGLPLHVVHEPVIQGTGGGIRGLRDFLSGDDFIVFNGDILFPVDLRPVVAAHRASGAAATMVLMPMPESEKYAAVEMDARHSVRRIARFGPGGEGLSPWHFTGVHVISPRVFDFMSPEGPEDINRDVYVRMMEAGLTVRGEVVRAYWSDLGMPSRYLATVRDVLSGQVPLEGLGTDSPFVSAPRAQGNYWAHPSARVGGAQVTGPAYFDAGCSLAEGVRVGASVFVGSQVRVGAGARLERCAVLEGTEIAPGEELVDVVAWGAHRVPAPLTP from the coding sequence ATGAAGGCGATGGTCCTCTGCGCGGGGCTGGGTACGCGCCTGCGTCCGTTCACCGAGCGCTGGCCCAAGCCAGCCATGCCGTTCCTCGGGCAGCCCCTTTTTCGCTACCACCTGGCGGTGCTGCGGGCCGCCGGGGTCCAGGCGGTGGGTATCAATACGCACCACCTGCCGGACGTCATGGCGGCCACCGCCCGCGCCGAGTGCGCTCGCGCCGGTCTGCCGCTGCACGTGGTGCACGAGCCCGTCATCCAGGGGACGGGCGGTGGCATCCGCGGCCTGCGGGATTTTCTCTCGGGTGATGACTTCATCGTCTTCAACGGTGACATCCTCTTCCCGGTGGACCTGCGGCCCGTGGTGGCCGCGCACCGGGCCTCGGGCGCCGCGGCCACCATGGTGCTGATGCCCATGCCCGAGAGCGAGAAGTACGCCGCGGTGGAGATGGATGCGCGGCACAGTGTGCGCCGCATCGCCAGGTTCGGGCCTGGAGGCGAGGGGCTCTCGCCCTGGCACTTCACCGGCGTGCACGTCATCTCGCCGCGCGTCTTCGACTTCATGTCTCCCGAAGGTCCCGAGGACATCAACCGCGACGTCTACGTGCGGATGATGGAGGCGGGCCTCACCGTGCGCGGTGAGGTGGTTCGCGCGTACTGGTCCGATCTGGGCATGCCCTCGCGGTACCTGGCGACCGTGCGGGATGTGTTGTCAGGACAGGTGCCGCTGGAGGGGCTCGGGACGGATTCACCGTTTGTCTCCGCGCCTCGTGCACAGGGGAATTACTGGGCTCATCCTTCGGCGCGGGTGGGCGGCGCCCAGGTGACGGGCCCGGCGTACTTCGACGCGGGATGCTCCCTGGCCGAGGGCGTCCGCGTGGGGGCTTCGGTGTTCGTGGGGTCTCAGGTCCGGGTGGGCGCGGGGGCTCGGCTGGAGCGCTGCGCCGTGCTCGAAGGGACCGAGATCGCTCCCGGCGAGGAGCTGGTCGACGTGGTGGCCTGGGGGGCACATCGCGTGCCCGCTCCGCTCACTCCGTAG
- a CDS encoding DUF192 domain-containing protein — protein sequence MRLRVNNVTRDRLLADRAERATSFVDRFVGLMGRRSLAFGEGLHILPCNSIHTFFMRIPIDVAFLDPEGTIVKQFVALPPWRATSMYFQAKSVLELPAGTLQASGTQEGDRLAFEAVP from the coding sequence ATGCGCCTGAGGGTGAACAATGTGACACGAGACCGCCTGTTGGCGGACCGCGCCGAGCGGGCCACGTCGTTCGTGGACCGTTTCGTGGGGTTGATGGGCCGGAGGTCGCTGGCCTTCGGGGAGGGGCTGCACATCCTACCCTGCAACTCCATCCACACCTTCTTCATGCGCATTCCCATCGACGTGGCCTTCCTCGATCCGGAGGGGACCATCGTCAAGCAGTTCGTGGCCCTGCCTCCCTGGCGGGCGACCTCGATGTACTTCCAGGCGAAGTCGGTGCTGGAGCTGCCGGCGGGGACGCTCCAGGCGAGTGGCACCCAGGAGGGGGACAGGCTCGCATTCGAGGCTGTTCCTTGA
- a CDS encoding DnaJ domain-containing protein, translated as MPPSQVAETLYSAHKSRATGRLTLHAGGRQALLFLQSGDLVGTRLGFGYQTPVQALLQAGRIRPEMLDALWARESAGTPDEDLLEELGLAPEAVAEHQVLAEVRRLSQLAERAAFEEGGVEEMFRPIAGTRVVRAALEPAGAEAPEPRMYRCENAGGCTPWVASAEEMALLLKLADFQRLEGLTPAQEVLFHVLEREGLVESLSIAAWEARERDRREEEARRQAEEEARRAEEARLAEEARRRAEEEARLAEEARLAEEARRRAEEEARLAEEARLAEEARLAEEARRRAEEEARLAEEARLAEEARRAEEEARLAEEARLAEEARLAEEARLAEEARLAEEARLAEEARLAEEARLAEEARLAEEARRAEEEARLAEEARLAEEARLAEEARLAEEARLAEEARRRAEEEARLAEEARLAEEARRRAEEEARLAEEARLAEEARLAEEARLAEEARRAEEEARLAEEARLAEEARRRAEEEARLAEEARLAEEARLAEEARLAEEARLAEEALRRAEEEARLAEEARLAEEARRAEEARLAEEARLAEEEARRAAEEEARLAEEARLRAEEEARLAEEARQAEEARRAEEARLAEEARRAEEARLRAAEEARLAEEAQLAEEARLRAEEEARLAEEARKAEEARLAEEARLAAEEEARLAEEARRAEEARLAEEARLRAEEEARLAEEARRAEEARLAEEARLAEEARLRAEEEARLAEEARQAEEARLAEEARLAEEARLAEEARLRAEEEARLAEEARQAEEARLAEEARLAAEEEARLAEEARLVEEARLAEEARLRAEEEARLAEEARLAEEARLAEEARLRAEEEARLVEEARLAEEARLAEEARQAEEARLAEEARLRAEEEARLAEEARLAEEARQAEEARLAEEARQAEEARLAEEARQAEEARLVEEARRAEAARLAEENRRAQEARHAEEARRAEAARLAEEARRVAELRLIEQRRLAEVSQLSDVARIAEAAELQDGELILGSAPAEVSTQPVSRSESSVSEVAPAPEAWFDAFPSESTRGPGDAELPAQEDASALRLAREQANAALMRDMQEAQRRAGSAPPESWLIDEPAQPIPPAVPAAPAPQESANEGSDLNFWADLSVPESQPPAPVVPAPVTPAPAMSPPAARPPPPAMPPPAARPPPAAPPRAAVPPGLRSPAASTQVPAAPVPPGLRSPAANTAAPSGPVPPNAGPVPPNLWARNSAPAAPSQPLRLGPDAPRPSGDEDLWRIVTFDNAAGEAPGDINASFEAALQQVDAHLESLVRAEVPQASAPTAPAPQPPAPPAPAAPVPTPAVTTASSVPTVDFDMPDSWDDLSLEENDLAEDVSDEEAKVRRQRLLQRAMEIGSRPAAAPPAPDAPAPGAPPPLSAEQQLAQEIEKRYADVQANRDHFTMLGLPIGPDVKREQVKTAFLGLAKRFHPDRLPPGLSSLAPRMTAVFESIRGAYEVLYDDAKRAAYLQELRSKASAQAAKPAGGVDSNDLFKMGEVFFRKRDFAGAADHFERAYNAEPKAVYLAARAWAIYMDPQRKADIPKAKQMMAEALKRDPNCDRAHYQLGVISRVEGDMVRAERHFREAVRANPKHLEANQELRLIEMRKKNPPPKKGGGIFG; from the coding sequence ATGCCCCCCTCGCAGGTCGCCGAAACGCTGTATTCCGCTCACAAGTCCCGTGCCACCGGCCGGCTCACGCTGCACGCCGGAGGGCGCCAGGCGCTCCTCTTCCTCCAATCCGGAGACCTGGTGGGGACGCGGCTGGGCTTCGGGTACCAGACGCCCGTGCAGGCGTTGTTGCAGGCCGGGCGCATCCGCCCCGAGATGCTGGATGCGCTGTGGGCCCGTGAGAGCGCGGGCACTCCCGACGAGGACCTGTTGGAGGAGCTCGGGCTCGCGCCGGAGGCGGTGGCCGAGCATCAGGTGCTCGCCGAGGTGCGGCGGCTGAGTCAGCTCGCCGAGCGCGCCGCCTTCGAGGAGGGCGGGGTGGAGGAGATGTTCCGCCCCATCGCGGGGACTCGCGTCGTCCGTGCCGCCCTGGAGCCCGCGGGCGCCGAGGCCCCCGAGCCACGCATGTACCGCTGTGAGAACGCGGGGGGGTGCACCCCGTGGGTGGCCAGTGCGGAGGAGATGGCGCTGCTCCTGAAGCTGGCGGACTTCCAACGGTTGGAGGGGCTGACGCCCGCACAGGAAGTGCTGTTCCACGTCCTCGAACGTGAGGGGCTCGTCGAGTCGCTGTCCATCGCGGCATGGGAGGCGCGCGAGCGGGACCGGCGGGAGGAGGAGGCCCGGCGACAGGCGGAAGAAGAGGCCCGGCGCGCGGAGGAAGCACGGCTGGCCGAAGAGGCCCGGCGCCGCGCGGAAGAAGAGGCTCGGTTGGCCGAGGAGGCTCGGTTGGCCGAGGAGGCCCGGCGCCGAGCCGAGGAGGAAGCACGGCTCGCGGAGGAGGCTCGACTGGCTGAGGAGGCCCGTTTGGCCGAAGAGGCCCGGCGCCGCGCGGAAGAAGAGGCTCGGTTGGCCGAAGAGGCTCGGTTGGCCGAGGAGGCACGCCGCGCGGAAGAAGAGGCTCGGTTGGCCGAAGAGGCGCGACTGGCCGAAGAGGCGCGACTGGCCGAAGAGGCTCGGTTGGCCGAAGAGGCGCGACTGGCCGAAGAGGCGCGACTGGCCGAAGAGGCGCGACTGGCCGAAGAGGCCCGACTCGCGGAAGAGGCTCGGTTGGCCGAGGAGGCACGCCGCGCGGAAGAAGAGGCTCGGTTGGCCGAAGAGGCTCGGTTGGCCGAAGAGGCGCGACTGGCCGAAGAGGCGCGACTGGCCGAAGAGGCGCGACTGGCCGAAGAGGCCCGACGCCGCGCGGAAGAAGAGGCGCGACTGGCCGAAGAGGCGCGACTGGCCGAAGAGGCCCGGCGCCGCGCGGAAGAAGAGGCGCGGCTGGCCGAAGAGGCACGCCTCGCGGAGGAAGCCAGACTCGCCGAAGAGGCTCGGTTGGCCGAAGAGGCGCGACGCGCGGAAGAAGAAGCGCGATTGGCCGAGGAGGCCCGGCTGGCCGAGGAGGCCCGGCGCCGCGCGGAAGAAGAGGCGCGATTGGCCGAGGAGGCCCGCCTCGCGGAAGAAGCCAGACTGGCCGAAGAGGCTCGGTTGGCCGAAGAGGCGCGGCTGGCTGAGGAGGCACTCCGCCGTGCGGAGGAGGAAGCACGGTTGGCGGAGGAGGCCCGGCTCGCGGAAGAGGCCCGCCGTGCGGAGGAAGCCAGACTGGCCGAAGAGGCACGGCTTGCCGAGGAAGAGGCGCGTCGGGCTGCCGAGGAGGAGGCTCGGTTGGCGGAGGAAGCCCGGCTTCGAGCCGAGGAAGAAGCCCGGCTGGCCGAGGAGGCTCGACAGGCCGAGGAAGCCCGTCGCGCAGAAGAGGCGCGTCTCGCCGAGGAAGCTCGTCGTGCCGAGGAGGCCCGGCTCCGAGCCGCGGAGGAGGCTCGACTGGCCGAGGAGGCCCAGCTGGCGGAAGAGGCTCGGCTCCGAGCCGAGGAAGAAGCCCGGCTGGCCGAGGAGGCTCGAAAGGCAGAAGAAGCTCGCCTCGCGGAAGAGGCGCGTCTTGCCGCGGAAGAGGAGGCGCGTCTCGCCGAGGAAGCTCGTCGTGCCGAGGAGGCCCGGCTGGCGGAAGAGGCCCGGCTCCGAGCCGAGGAAGAAGCCCGCTTGGCCGAGGAAGCCCGCCGCGCGGAAGAGGCGCGTCTTGCCGAGGAGGCCCGGCTGGCTGAAGAGGCCCGGCTCCGAGCCGAGGAAGAAGCCCGGCTGGCCGAGGAGGCTCGACAGGCAGAGGAAGCTCGCCTCGCGGAAGAGGCGCGTCTTGCCGAGGAGGCTCGGCTGGCGGAAGAGGCCCGGCTCCGAGCCGAGGAAGAAGCCCGGCTGGCCGAGGAGGCTCGACAGGCAGAGGAAGCTCGCCTCGCGGAAGAGGCGCGTCTTGCCGCGGAAGAAGAGGCTCGTCTCGCGGAGGAGGCTCGTCTCGTCGAGGAAGCCCGGTTGGCTGAAGAGGCTCGGCTCCGAGCCGAGGAGGAGGCTCGGCTGGCCGAAGAGGCGCGTCTCGCCGAGGAGGCTCGGCTGGCTGAAGAGGCCCGGCTCCGAGCCGAGGAGGAGGCTCGTCTCGTCGAGGAGGCCCGGCTGGCTGAAGAGGCGCGTCTTGCTGAGGAAGCCCGACAGGCTGAAGAGGCGCGGTTGGCGGAGGAGGCCAGGCTCCGAGCCGAGGAAGAGGCGCGGCTGGCCGAAGAGGCTCGGCTCGCCGAGGAAGCTCGACAGGCCGAAGAGGCTCGGCTCGCCGAGGAAGCTCGACAGGCCGAAGAGGCTCGGCTCGCCGAGGAAGCTCGACAGGCCGAAGAGGCTCGGCTCGTGGAAGAGGCTCGTCGGGCCGAGGCCGCTCGTCTCGCCGAGGAGAATCGCCGTGCGCAAGAGGCTCGACATGCCGAAGAGGCGCGCAGGGCCGAAGCCGCTCGGCTCGCGGAAGAGGCACGCCGCGTAGCGGAGTTGCGCCTCATCGAGCAGCGGCGTCTCGCCGAGGTCTCCCAGTTGTCGGACGTGGCTCGCATCGCCGAGGCGGCCGAGTTGCAGGATGGGGAGTTGATCCTCGGCTCTGCTCCCGCCGAGGTGAGCACACAGCCAGTCTCCAGGTCCGAGAGCTCCGTATCCGAGGTCGCGCCCGCCCCCGAGGCGTGGTTCGACGCGTTCCCGAGTGAGTCGACCCGTGGCCCTGGTGACGCGGAGTTGCCCGCGCAGGAGGACGCGAGTGCGCTCCGTCTGGCGCGCGAGCAGGCCAATGCCGCGTTGATGCGGGACATGCAGGAGGCCCAGCGGCGCGCTGGGTCCGCTCCTCCCGAGTCATGGCTCATCGATGAGCCCGCGCAGCCCATCCCGCCCGCCGTGCCCGCGGCTCCCGCTCCCCAGGAGTCCGCGAACGAGGGCTCCGATCTGAACTTCTGGGCGGATCTCTCGGTACCCGAATCCCAGCCGCCCGCCCCTGTCGTGCCCGCGCCCGTCACCCCCGCGCCCGCGATGTCGCCTCCGGCCGCGCGCCCGCCGCCGCCCGCGATGCCACCTCCGGCCGCGCGTCCGCCGCCCGCGGCGCCGCCTCGGGCCGCCGTTCCCCCGGGGCTCCGTTCCCCCGCCGCCAGCACGCAGGTTCCGGCCGCTCCCGTTCCCCCGGGCCTCCGTTCTCCCGCCGCCAACACGGCTGCCCCCTCGGGCCCAGTTCCCCCAAACGCGGGCCCCGTTCCCCCGAACCTCTGGGCTCGCAACAGTGCGCCCGCCGCTCCCTCTCAGCCGCTCCGTTTGGGGCCGGATGCACCTCGTCCCTCGGGTGATGAGGATCTCTGGCGCATCGTCACCTTCGACAACGCCGCGGGTGAGGCTCCTGGCGACATCAACGCCTCGTTCGAGGCCGCGCTGCAGCAGGTCGATGCCCACCTGGAATCACTCGTCCGCGCGGAGGTCCCCCAGGCCTCGGCTCCCACCGCGCCCGCTCCCCAGCCTCCGGCGCCCCCGGCTCCCGCCGCGCCCGTGCCGACTCCGGCCGTCACCACGGCCTCCTCGGTCCCGACGGTCGACTTCGACATGCCCGACTCGTGGGACGACCTGTCCCTCGAGGAGAACGACCTGGCGGAGGATGTCTCCGATGAGGAGGCGAAGGTCCGGCGCCAGCGCCTGCTCCAGCGTGCCATGGAGATCGGCTCCCGCCCCGCGGCCGCTCCGCCGGCTCCCGATGCGCCGGCTCCCGGTGCGCCGCCCCCGCTCAGCGCCGAGCAGCAGCTCGCCCAGGAGATCGAGAAGCGCTACGCCGACGTGCAGGCCAATCGCGACCACTTCACGATGCTCGGCCTCCCCATCGGTCCGGATGTGAAGCGCGAGCAGGTGAAGACCGCGTTCCTCGGGCTCGCCAAGCGCTTCCACCCGGATCGTCTGCCTCCGGGGCTCTCCTCCCTGGCGCCCAGGATGACCGCCGTCTTCGAGTCCATCCGCGGTGCCTACGAAGTCCTCTACGACGACGCGAAGCGCGCGGCCTACCTCCAGGAGCTGCGCTCCAAGGCCTCGGCACAGGCGGCGAAGCCCGCCGGGGGTGTGGACTCCAATGACCTCTTCAAGATGGGGGAGGTCTTCTTCCGCAAGCGGGACTTCGCGGGCGCGGCCGACCACTTCGAGCGCGCCTACAACGCCGAGCCCAAGGCCGTGTACCTCGCCGCCCGCGCGTGGGCCATCTACATGGACCCCCAGCGCAAGGCCGACATCCCCAAGGCGAAGCAGATGATGGCCGAGGCGCTCAAGCGCGACCCCAACTGTGATCGGGCCCATTACCAGCTCGGGGTGATCTCGCGTGTCGAGGGCGACATGGTCCGCGCCGAGCGTCACTTCCGCGAGGCGGTCCGCGCCAACCCCAAGCACCTCGAGGCCAACCAGGAGCTGCGCCTCATCGAGATGCGCAAGAAGAATCCACCCCCCAAGAAGGGCGGCGGCATCTTCGGCTGA